Proteins from a single region of Coregonus clupeaformis isolate EN_2021a chromosome 35, ASM2061545v1, whole genome shotgun sequence:
- the LOC121550525 gene encoding hemoglobin embryonic subunit alpha-like, translating into MSLTAKDKAMVKAFWAKVAGKAEDIGCDALSRTLVVYPQTKTYFSHWKDLSPGSAPVRKHGGTVMGGISLAVASIDDLTAGLLTLSELHAFTLRIDPANFKILSHNILVVLAILFPDDFNPEAHVAMDKFLAAVGRALSEKYR; encoded by the exons ATGAGTCTCACCGCTAAGGACAAGGCAATGGTCAAGGCCTTCTGGGCCAAGGTGGCCGGCAAGGCTGAGGACATCGGATGCGATGCTCTGTCTAG GACGCTGGTGGTGTACCCCCAGACCAAGACCTACTTCTCCCACTGGAAGGACCTGAGCCCCGGCTCTGCCCCAGTCAGGAAGCACGGTGGGACCGTCATGGGAGGCATCAGTTTAGCCGTGGCCAGCATCGACGACCTCACCGCAGGTCTCCTCACCCTCAGCGAGCTGCATGCCTTCACGCTGCGTATCGATCCCGCCAACTTCAAG ATCTTGTCCCACAACATCTTGGTGGTGCTGGCTATCTTGTTCCCGGATGACTTCAATCCCGAAGCTCATGTGGCCATGGACAAGTTCCTGGCCGCCGTGGGCCGGGCTCTGTCTGAGAAGTACCGATAA
- the LOC121550831 gene encoding hemoglobin subunit alpha-4: MSLSANDKANVKAIWGKILPKSDEIGEQALSRMVVVYPQTKAYFSHWASVAPYSAPVKKHGITIMNQIDECVGNMDNLVDFLSKLSELHATKLRVDPTNFKILAHNLIVVVAAYFPAEFTPEIHLSVDKFLQQLALALAEKYR, from the exons ATGAGTCTCTCAGCCAATGACAAAGCCAACGTGAAGGCCATCTGGGGCAAGATCCTCCCTAAATCCGATGAGATTGGAGAACAGGCTCTTTCCAG GATGGTGGTTGTCTACCCCCAGACCAAGGCCTACTTCTCCCACTGGGCTTCCGTGGCCCCCTATTCCGCTCCAGTGAAGAAGCACGGCATCACCATCATGAATCAGATCGATGAATGTGTTGGCAACATGGACAATCTCGTTGATTTCTTGTCCAAGCTCAGTGAACTGCACGCCACCAAGCTGAGGGTGGACCCCACCAACTTCAAG ATCCTGGCTCACAACCTGATTGTGGTCGTTGCCGCCTACTTCCCTGCGGAATTCACCCCCGAGATCCATCTGTCCGTGGACAAGTTCCTGCAGCAACTGGCTCTGGCCCTGGCGGAGAAGTACCGCTAA
- the LOC121566203 gene encoding hemoglobin subunit beta-1-like produces the protein MVDWTDAEKSTISAVWGKVDINEVGPLALGRVLIVYPWTQRYFGSFGDLSTPAAIMGNPKVAAHGKVVCGALDKAVKNMGNILATYKSLSETHANKLFVDPDNFRVLADVLTIVIAAKFGAAFTPEIQATWQKFMKVVVAGMGSRYF, from the exons ATGGTTGACTGGACAGATGCAGAGAAGAGCACCATCAGTGCTGTGTGGGGCAAAGTAGATATCAATGAGGTCGGACCACTGGCTCTGGGAAG AGTTCTGATCGTCTACCCCTGGACTCAGCGTTATTTCGGCTCTTTCGGAGATCTGTCCACTCCTGCAGCAATCATGGGCAACCCCAAAGTTGCTGCTCACGGCAAGGTCGTGTGTGGAGCTCTGGATAAAGCTGTGAAGAACATGGGCAACATCTTGGCCACATACAAGTCACTGAGCGAGACCCATGCCAACAAACTCTTCGTCGACCCTGACAATTTCAGG GTGTTGGCTGACGTCCTCACAATTGTCATTGCCGCCAAGTTCGGAGCAGCTTTCACTCCTGAAATCCAGGCAACCTGGCAGAAGTTCATGAAAGTGGTTGTGGCAGGCATGGGCAGTCGGTATTTCTAA
- the LOC121550451 gene encoding hemoglobin subunit beta, which produces MVEWTDFERATIQSIFSKMDYDDVGPAALSRCLVVYPWTQRYFGNFGNLYNAAAIQGNPKVAAHGKTVLHGLDRAVKNMDDIKATYAELSVLHSEKLHVDPDNFRLLADCLTIVVAARMGADFTADVQGAFQKFLAVVVSSLGRQYH; this is translated from the exons ATGGTTGAGTGGACAGACTTTGAGCGCGCCACAATCCaaagcatcttctcgaagatggACTACGATGACGTGGGCCCCGCGGCTCTTTCCAG GTGTCTGGTCGTGTACCCCTGGACCCAGAGGTATTTCGGTAACTTCGGAAACCTGTACAACGCCGCTGCCATCCAGGGAAACCCCAAGGTCGCCGCTCACGGAAAGACCGTCTTGCACGGACTGGACCGGGCTGTCAAGAACATGGATGACATCAAGGCCACCTACGCCGAGCTGAGTGTGCTGCACTCCGAGAAACTGCACGTAGATCCCGACAACTTCAGG CTGCTGGCTGACTGCCTGACTATTGTCGTTGCTGCGAGGATGGGTGCTGACTTCACCGCTGATGTCCAGGGCGCTTTCCAGAAGTTCCTGGCCGTCGTGGTGAGCTCCCTGGGCAGACAGTACCACTAG